The following are from one region of the Dreissena polymorpha isolate Duluth1 chromosome 2, UMN_Dpol_1.0, whole genome shotgun sequence genome:
- the LOC127865588 gene encoding uncharacterized protein LOC127865588 isoform X2, which yields MPMLRHLPDEVHNVGAGMGPDFMGSWVESTLSPVPEGARHDSERAVSALEPARRQVITDTVPYSNHDMTIKQTIGPFVKIVQWNQGSKEKELSENKPSQFLKQITTDKNMTIGFGIVDKGSAISDQLSFRLIEIPVGSLELPVPTLDLMLAPAVQASFNKSKVVVDLSPSPYSIEGVEFASVRQLEKGSINSPSEMVRSMRQMKDSGQSSEDKITELVRTSGDTLDGLSDGIFSVSKSAVDGSGSQSMSSGELLQVPLTDAVNGNFRRDASAPIGFDLLGIVDPTLGPSISDTSTVIVKDAGSEILVKSNLFEQGLNSASNDTRSVAETTQGDSFGTGLPYMKYLEAFGPGPYGNCRIPARVVCGAQIGWETVVGMDEWCRMNCVVFMYSTYCDDGRCQCKCTST from the coding sequence ATGCCCATGTTACGTCATCTACCAGATGAAGTGCATAATGTAGGAGCCGGTATGGGGCCGGACTTTATGGGCAGCTGGGTAGAGTCCACTCTATCGCCTGTCCCAGAGGGTGCACGGCACGATTCAGAACGGGCAGTAAGTGCTCTGGAACCTGCTAGAAGACAAGTTATCACCGATACCGTGCCGTACAGCAACCACGATAtgacaataaaacaaactatTGGCCCATTTGTCAAAATAGTGCAATGGAATCAGGGTTCTAAAGAAAAGGAACTCTCAGAAAATAAACCCTCTCAATTCTTAAAGCAAATAACAACAGACAAAAATATGACCATTGGTTTTGGCATTGTTGATAAAGGAAGTGCTATCAGCGACCAACTTTCGTTTCGATTGATCGAAATTCCGGTAGGCAGTCTGGAATTACCTGTACCGACACTCGACTTGATGCTTGCGCCCGCAGTTCAGGCTTCTTTTAACAAATCAAAAGTGGTAGTTGATTTGTCGCCATCCCCGTACTCCATAGAGGGCGTGGAGTTTGCGAGTGTACGTCAGCTGGAAAAAGGTAGCATCAACTCACCGTCAGAAATGGTTCGGTCTATGCGACAAATGAAGGACAGTGGTCAATCCAGTGAAGACAAAATTACGGAACTCGTTCGCACAAGCGGCGATACTCTAGACGGACTTTCGGACGGGATATTCTCAGTGTCAAAGAGCGCGGTCGACGGTAGCGGGTCACAATCTATGTCTAGCGGGGAGTTGTTGCAGGTACCATTGACTGACGCTGTAAACGGCAACTTTAGACGTGACGCGAGCGCACCGATCGGGTTCGATTTGTTAGGGATTGTGGATCCAACGCTTGGGCCCAGCATTTCCGACACTTCGACCGTTATCGTGAAAGACGCCGGGTCTGAGATTCTGGTAAAGTCTAACCTGTTTGAACAGGGATTAAATAGTGCATCCAATGACACTAGATCTGTTGCAGAAACAACACAGGGGGACAGTTTTGGAACAGGATTGCCGTATATGAAATACTTGGAAGCTTTCGGACCAGGTCCGTACGGAAACTGCCGAATTCCGGCGAGAGTGGTTTGCGGTGCGCAGATTGGCT